The following are encoded in a window of Mustela nigripes isolate SB6536 chromosome 1, MUSNIG.SB6536, whole genome shotgun sequence genomic DNA:
- the FGF4 gene encoding fibroblast growth factor 4, protein MAGPGAAAAALLPAVLLAVLAPWAGRGGAAAPAAPNGTLGAELERRWESLVARSLARLPVAAQPKEAAVQSGAGDYLLGIKRLRRLYCNVGIGFHLQVLPDGRIGGVHADTSDSLLELSPVERGVVSIFGVASRFFVAMSSKGKLYGSPFFTEECKFKETLLPNNYNAYECYRYPGMFIALSKTGRTKKGSRVSPTMKVTHFLPRL, encoded by the exons ATGGCGGGGCCcggggcggccgcggcggcgctGCTCCCGGCTGTCCTGTTGGCGGTGCTGGCGCCCTGGGCCGGCCGAGGGGGCGCCGCCGCACCCGCCGCACCCAACGGCACGCTGGGGGCCGAGCTGGAGCGCCgctgggagagcctggtggcGCGCTCGCTGGCGCGCCTGCCGGTGGCCGCGCAGCCCAAGGAGGCGGCCGTCCAGAGCGGCGCGGGGGACTATCTCCTGGGCATCAAGCGGCTGCGGCGACTCTACTGCAACGTGGGCATCGGCTTCCACCTCCAGGTGCTCCCCGACGGCCGCATCGGCGGCGTGCACGCGGACACGAGCGACA GCCTGCTGGAGCTGTCGCCGGTGGAGCGGGGCGTGGTTAGCATCTTTGGCGTGGCCAGCCGGTTCTTCGTGGCCATGAGCAGCAAGGGCAAGCTGTACGGCTCG CCGTTTTTCACAGAGGAGTGCAAGTTCAAAGAGACCCTCCTCCCCAACAACTACAACGCCTACGAGTGCTACAGATACCCCGGCATGTTCATCGCCTTGAGCAAGACCGGCAGGACCAAGAAAGGGAGCCGAGTGTCCCCCACCATGAAGGTCACCCACTTTCTCCCCAGGCTGTGA